From Aneurinibacillus sp. REN35, a single genomic window includes:
- the gucD gene encoding alpha-ketoglutaric semialdehyde dehydrogenase GucD yields MTAQVETKTYLNYINGEWKSASTNKVDASINPANKNEIVGYVQSSAREDLDAAVAAAKKAQVAWRKLSGAARGDYLYKVANVMESRLDEIAETMTKEMGKTFPEAKGETARGIAILRYYAGEGMRKVGDVIPSTDSEALMFTTRVPLGVVGVISPWNFPVAIPVWKMAPALIYGNAVVLKPAQEAAVTAAKIIECMNEAGIPAGVVNMVTGKGSVIGEGIIEHPDINGITFTGSNAVGKRVGQGALARGAKYQLEMGGKNPVIIAKDADLDLAVEGTISGGLRSTGQKCTATSRVFVEAEVYDAFKEKLVAKVKEIKVGNGMLGETWMGPCASENQLNTVLSYIEKGKQEGAALLWGGERYTENDAEHGFYVQPTVFEDVTNDMIIAQEEIFGPVLALIKVQTIEEALQLANDVEFGLSASIYTTNIGSMLAFINEMEAGLVRINAETAGVELQAPFGGMKQSSSHSREQGQAAIEFFTSIKTVFVKA; encoded by the coding sequence ATGACTGCACAGGTAGAGACAAAAACGTATTTAAATTATATAAACGGTGAATGGAAGTCAGCGTCTACAAACAAGGTGGACGCAAGTATCAACCCGGCCAACAAAAATGAAATTGTCGGCTATGTACAGAGCTCAGCACGTGAAGATCTGGATGCGGCTGTTGCCGCTGCAAAAAAAGCCCAGGTGGCATGGCGTAAGCTTTCCGGTGCGGCACGGGGGGATTACCTTTATAAAGTAGCGAATGTTATGGAAAGCCGCCTTGACGAAATTGCAGAAACGATGACGAAAGAAATGGGAAAAACATTTCCTGAGGCAAAAGGAGAAACGGCTCGCGGCATTGCCATTCTTCGTTACTATGCGGGGGAAGGGATGCGAAAGGTTGGCGATGTGATTCCTTCTACAGACAGCGAAGCGCTCATGTTTACAACACGCGTACCGCTCGGTGTTGTCGGTGTGATCTCTCCATGGAACTTTCCGGTAGCGATTCCAGTCTGGAAAATGGCACCCGCCCTGATCTATGGAAATGCGGTTGTTCTTAAACCGGCACAGGAGGCAGCGGTTACGGCTGCTAAAATTATTGAATGCATGAATGAAGCCGGGATTCCAGCAGGTGTTGTAAATATGGTAACCGGTAAAGGCTCTGTTATCGGTGAGGGAATAATTGAACATCCGGACATTAATGGCATTACATTTACCGGCTCCAATGCTGTCGGAAAAAGAGTTGGCCAGGGAGCGCTTGCCCGTGGCGCGAAGTATCAGCTTGAGATGGGAGGAAAAAACCCTGTCATTATTGCAAAAGACGCCGATCTTGATCTCGCGGTAGAAGGAACCATTAGCGGCGGCCTGCGTTCTACGGGGCAGAAATGCACCGCAACAAGCCGCGTGTTCGTTGAGGCTGAAGTCTATGATGCATTCAAAGAAAAGCTGGTAGCCAAAGTAAAAGAGATAAAGGTCGGCAACGGAATGCTTGGGGAAACCTGGATGGGACCTTGCGCGAGTGAAAATCAACTGAATACCGTCCTTTCCTATATCGAAAAAGGGAAGCAGGAGGGGGCTGCGCTGCTCTGGGGCGGTGAAAGATATACGGAAAATGATGCCGAGCATGGTTTTTATGTGCAGCCGACAGTGTTTGAAGATGTCACAAATGATATGATTATTGCACAGGAAGAAATCTTTGGTCCGGTTCTGGCATTAATTAAGGTGCAGACAATCGAAGAAGCGCTCCAGCTGGCAAATGATGTGGAATTCGGACTAAGTGCTTCTATTTATACAACGAATATTGGCAGCATGCTTGCTTTTATTAACGAAATGGAGGCTGGGCTTGTGCGGATTAATGCCGAAACAGCAGGGGTTGAATTACAGGCTCCGTTCGGAGGGATGAAGCAATCCAGCTCGCATTCCCGTGAGCAGGGTCAGGCTGCAATAGAGTTTTTTACCTCTATTAAAACGGTGTTTGTTAAAGCATAG